One genomic segment of Desulfuromonas thiophila includes these proteins:
- a CDS encoding chloride channel protein: MATVAEDHRRLRHCRLVLYLLLAALIGLATGALAVCFRYLLLEGTALLWDEPVDLIAATARLPWYQVVLIPALGGLVLGPAVAHFAPETRGAGVPEVIEAVVVREGNIRHRTSLCKLLSTLLSLSCGASVGREGPVVHMGSAVGSSLAQLLHLPAEWKRVFLACGAAAGIAATFNAPMAGMLFAAEIILVDFQVSYLSQIAVSSVAATVVSHRFFGALPAFAVPAFQLHSYWELPLYLLLGLLAGGLAILFIRSTCLVEDVFSRLGIAPRWRPACAGLLLGLIALVLPQVLGVGYPTMNQVLTAQMLPLMMGAVLLAKWLATALCVGAGFSGGIFAPSLVLGGLLGGLVGALASLVAPALVAPPPAYALVGMAALVSGTTLAPITAIFTIFELTYNYEIILPLMLCCIASLLVVQSGYGLSIYETRLVRKGVRIVRGRDVNLLRSLQVADFMERHFEQIGQAMPLVDLVQLAQDSSYPHFVVVDEGGRLVGMLSMHDLKVCLSEMGELAHLVLASEIMTRQVVTITAGQNLETAFELFEGRHISTLPVVAEEDERRVLGVLKKNTLIQAYNQNILKLGGF; the protein is encoded by the coding sequence ATGGCGACAGTCGCTGAAGATCACCGCCGGCTGCGCCACTGCCGGCTGGTGCTTTATCTGTTGCTGGCGGCCCTGATCGGCCTGGCGACGGGGGCCTTGGCGGTCTGTTTTCGTTATCTGCTGCTGGAGGGTACGGCGCTGCTATGGGACGAACCGGTTGACCTGATCGCGGCGACCGCGCGTCTGCCCTGGTATCAGGTGGTGCTGATTCCTGCGCTGGGCGGACTGGTGCTGGGGCCTGCCGTGGCGCACTTTGCGCCGGAAACGCGTGGTGCCGGCGTTCCCGAAGTCATTGAGGCCGTGGTGGTGCGTGAAGGCAACATTCGCCACCGCACCAGTCTGTGCAAACTGCTGTCGACCTTGCTGTCGCTCAGTTGCGGCGCCTCGGTCGGACGGGAAGGGCCGGTGGTCCACATGGGTTCGGCGGTGGGATCGTCACTGGCGCAGCTGCTGCATCTGCCGGCCGAATGGAAACGGGTGTTTCTGGCCTGTGGCGCCGCTGCCGGTATCGCTGCGACCTTCAACGCGCCCATGGCCGGCATGCTGTTTGCCGCCGAGATCATTCTGGTGGATTTTCAGGTCAGCTATCTCAGCCAGATCGCCGTTTCCAGTGTGGCGGCCACGGTGGTGTCGCACCGCTTTTTCGGCGCGCTGCCGGCCTTTGCGGTGCCGGCTTTTCAGCTGCACAGCTACTGGGAGTTGCCACTCTATTTGCTGCTGGGCCTTTTGGCCGGCGGTCTGGCCATCCTCTTTATCCGCAGCACCTGCCTGGTGGAGGATGTCTTCAGTCGGCTGGGTATCGCCCCGCGCTGGCGGCCGGCCTGTGCCGGTTTGCTGTTGGGCCTGATAGCCCTGGTTCTGCCCCAGGTGCTTGGCGTCGGCTATCCAACCATGAATCAGGTCTTGACAGCACAGATGTTGCCTCTGATGATGGGCGCCGTGCTGCTGGCCAAGTGGCTGGCCACGGCCCTGTGTGTCGGCGCCGGTTTTTCCGGTGGCATCTTTGCCCCTTCGCTGGTGCTGGGTGGTCTGCTGGGTGGCTTGGTGGGCGCCTTGGCCAGTCTGGTGGCACCGGCCTTGGTGGCGCCGCCGCCGGCCTATGCTCTGGTGGGCATGGCGGCTCTGGTCAGTGGCACCACCCTGGCGCCGATCACGGCCATCTTTACCATCTTCGAGCTGACCTATAATTACGAGATCATTCTGCCGCTGATGCTGTGTTGTATCGCCAGTCTTCTGGTGGTACAGAGCGGCTACGGTTTGTCGATCTACGAAACACGCCTGGTGCGTAAAGGGGTGCGCATTGTACGCGGTCGCGATGTCAATCTGTTGCGCTCGCTGCAGGTGGCCGATTTCATGGAGCGTCATTTCGAACAGATTGGCCAGGCCATGCCCTTGGTCGATCTGGTACAACTGGCCCAGGACAGCAGCTATCCCCATTTTGTTGTGGTGGACGAGGGGGGTCGGCTGGTTGGCATGCTGTCCATGCATGATCTGAAGGTCTGTCTCAGTGAGATGGGTGAACTGGCTCATCTGGTGCTGGCGTCGGAAATTATGACGCGTCAGGTGGTGACCATCACTGCCGGCCAGAACCTTGAAACCGCCTTTGAACTGTTCGAGGGCCGGCATATCTCGACCTTGCCGGTGGTGGCCGAGGAGGATGAGCGGCGCGTGCTGGGGGTGCTCAAAAAAAACACCCTGATACAGGCATACAATCAGAATATTCTCAAACTGGGTGGTTTTTGA
- a CDS encoding DHH family phosphoesterase encodes MDSDRSLSFSERIVARARGRRNILILTHDNPDPDALASAHALAHLLLAKTGNSPRIACGGVIGRRENRTMVERLQIAVEPLARVDVRTFDLFCLVDAQPGTGNTSLSGQLPIDIIIDHHPLRCRSEDNQIVDIRPDYGACATILFEYLQQQKVYLNSRLATALFYAIRSETQDLGREWTPPDRLAYQQLLLLSNNRVLFDIAHAKVPRSYFASFNQALESARVYREALVFNLAQIPQPDIVAEMADFLLRMEGVHLVLGMGWHRGEEVLSLRTDREDWRAGTIIRQLVAELGTAGGHGMIAGGQIRQVAGDVLAQNQLQQLLTERLFTVLGYDPEAGEALL; translated from the coding sequence ATGGATTCCGACCGTTCCCTGTCCTTCAGTGAGCGCATTGTGGCGCGGGCGCGTGGCCGCCGCAACATCCTGATTCTGACACACGACAATCCCGATCCCGATGCGTTGGCCAGTGCTCATGCCCTGGCCCATCTGTTGCTGGCCAAAACCGGTAACAGTCCGCGCATCGCCTGTGGCGGCGTGATCGGTCGGCGGGAAAACCGTACCATGGTCGAACGGTTGCAGATTGCTGTTGAGCCTCTGGCGCGGGTGGATGTGCGCACCTTTGATCTGTTCTGTCTGGTTGATGCCCAGCCGGGTACCGGCAACACCAGCCTGTCGGGTCAGTTGCCCATTGATATCATCATCGACCATCATCCGCTGCGCTGCCGGTCCGAGGATAACCAGATTGTTGATATCCGGCCCGATTACGGTGCCTGCGCCACCATTTTGTTCGAATACCTTCAGCAGCAGAAGGTTTATCTCAACAGCCGGCTGGCGACAGCTCTGTTTTATGCCATTCGTTCGGAAACCCAGGATCTCGGCCGTGAGTGGACGCCGCCGGATCGACTGGCCTACCAGCAACTGCTGCTGCTGAGCAACAACCGGGTGCTGTTCGATATCGCTCACGCCAAGGTGCCGCGCAGCTATTTCGCCAGTTTCAACCAGGCGCTGGAATCGGCGCGGGTCTACCGTGAGGCGCTGGTATTCAATCTTGCGCAGATCCCCCAACCCGATATCGTGGCCGAGATGGCGGATTTTCTGCTGCGCATGGAGGGGGTGCATCTGGTGCTGGGCATGGGCTGGCATCGCGGTGAGGAGGTGTTGTCGTTGCGAACCGATCGCGAGGACTGGCGGGCCGGCACCATCATCCGCCAGCTGGTGGCGGAGCTGGGCACGGCCGGCGGTCATGGCATGATCGCCGGTGGTCAAATCCGCCAGGTGGCGGGTGATGTCTTGGCCCAGAACCAGCTGCAGCAGCTGCTGACGGAGCGGCTTTTTACCGTGCTGGGCTATGATCCCGAGGCCGGCGAGGCACTGTTGTGA